The genome window CGAAGAAACTAAGGAGCGTTCACTTGAGGCTATCGGCCGCTTAGAGCAAGATTTAATGAATATTCAATTAGAACTAGCCGAATTACAAAAACTCCTGGCACAAAAAGATGAACAGCTAGCCGTCTCCCTTCAATCCAATAGTGATTTAATTTCAAAAATGGAGCAATTAGAAAAAACAACGAAGACAGTTGAGGAACTGAATCGTTTGACTAATGAAAAGTTGGAACAAAAAGAGAAACGCATAAATGAACTTTTACATGCAGAAAAAGACGTAGCTGATATGAAAGAGCAGTTGAAGACTGCTAAGGAAGAACATAAGCGGGAACGTGCTGAATTTAAAGAGGCAGAGAGAGAGCTTAAAAACCAATTGGAACAAAGTCAAAGAGAAAACGATCGTCAACAACTCGAGAATAAAGAAAGCATATTACAGATAAAGAAAGAATTTGAGCGAGCAACTGAAGTTCTAATAAAGGAAAAAGATATGGAGGTTAAAGAAGCGGAGTTTCGAGTAAAG of Paenibacillus polymyxa M1 contains these proteins:
- a CDS encoding histone-lysine N-methyltransferase, H3 lysine-79, whose amino-acid sequence is MMDDNNKTNQEKGEYDGKTKGMRLSPSTRDLYETMKKAAGGTDDTFIEHLLHITKLHDLQKTDPEFAEELKELQKYLSRFSSVYIRMRERGVDALEETKERSLEAIGRLEQDLMNIQLELAELQKLLAQKDEQLAVSLQSNSDLISKMEQLEKTTKTVEELNRLTNEKLEQKEKRINELLHAEKDVADMKEQLKTAKEEHKRERAEFKEAERELKNQLEQSQRENDRQQLENKESILQIKKEFERATEVLIKEKDMEVKEAEFRVKSEWQEKLSELKNELSEKHANRIAELLEKFQTNKDEKM